Proteins from one Gimesia maris genomic window:
- a CDS encoding thioredoxin family protein: MKNRPHVRINKIREQTKAETQSISSQVTRPNSSGLPVLFYAVALLICALIPGCQSAASDSSHSSLPEVTDSNFQKSVLEADQPVLVEFWAPWCRPCIEMIPLLEEASEQFAGRVKILRMRIDENPATAAKYEIDAPPAFLLFNEGKVFKRRLGKQTQAQLTSLIENVCAETASTRRVQIDCRPLSLVAN; the protein is encoded by the coding sequence GTGAAAAACCGCCCGCACGTAAGGATAAATAAGATCCGCGAGCAGACAAAAGCGGAAACACAGTCGATTAGCAGCCAGGTAACCCGCCCGAATTCAAGCGGGTTGCCTGTTCTGTTTTACGCTGTCGCACTGCTGATCTGCGCATTGATTCCTGGCTGCCAGAGTGCCGCTTCAGATTCATCTCATTCCAGTTTGCCTGAGGTTACAGATTCGAATTTTCAAAAGTCGGTCCTGGAGGCGGACCAGCCAGTGCTGGTGGAATTCTGGGCTCCCTGGTGCCGCCCCTGTATCGAGATGATCCCCCTCCTGGAAGAGGCGTCAGAACAATTTGCGGGACGCGTGAAGATTCTCAGAATGCGCATCGACGAGAACCCGGCTACTGCTGCCAAATATGAAATCGACGCGCCCCCCGCGTTCCTTCTCTTTAACGAGGGGAAGGTCTTCAAGCGCCGACTCGGGAAACAAACACAAGCACAACTGACGAGCCTCATAGAGAATGTCTGCGCAGAAACTGCCTCGACTCGTCGGGTACAAATAGACTGTCGCCCGTTAAGTCTCGTAGCCAATTGA
- a CDS encoding efflux RND transporter periplasmic adaptor subunit, whose protein sequence is MSQSVIGRPSVNPDTSAPDSPAPTDQRPQGLVWKLGRWFLDGLPTFIVMSVLVAIGYYGHTHHWKIPTFAEFTGQAKPVVKDWCEEHGVPESKCVICNPDLITAGPDYGWCTEHGVNNCPLHHPDVAELKKTPVISAAAMQQADRALALRERPNNNAACKVYQKRIQFASNDAVQQAGVDVELVDQAPVTEWVSGTGEIRYDPTRLANLSSRVPGTAWRVFKNVGDQVQEGEILAVVDAAEVGLLKTDLVKAIVAEKLARKNFERLNGLKGAIAGKDILEAESILAKEEAEVLSVEQALANLGLSVDIASIANRSKQSMIDRLRFLGFPSELAEQFRSQTASANLIPVRSSMNGVITERNVVSSEVVTPERTLFEVADPSWMWLILNVPLEEASLIQVGQQVRFHPNGSRKEVTGNLSWISTAADKQTRMVKVRAEIDNAEGQLRDETFGAGRIILRQEKQAVVIPQSAVHWEGCCQVVFVRNKHYFDSTESPKVFQLRNVRTGFVEDDRVEIIAGLLPGEVVVTQGSDVLRAQLLKNSLGEGCCAE, encoded by the coding sequence ATGAGTCAATCTGTCATAGGTCGACCCTCCGTTAATCCAGATACGTCTGCTCCCGACTCTCCAGCCCCAACTGATCAACGTCCCCAGGGACTGGTCTGGAAGCTTGGCCGCTGGTTCCTGGATGGGTTACCCACCTTCATCGTCATGTCCGTATTAGTCGCCATTGGTTATTACGGGCATACCCACCATTGGAAAATCCCGACGTTTGCAGAATTCACGGGGCAGGCGAAGCCTGTAGTCAAGGACTGGTGTGAGGAGCACGGGGTTCCTGAATCCAAGTGTGTGATCTGTAACCCTGACCTGATTACTGCCGGACCCGATTATGGCTGGTGCACCGAGCATGGGGTCAACAACTGCCCGTTGCACCATCCCGATGTTGCTGAACTGAAGAAAACCCCGGTAATCTCTGCCGCCGCAATGCAGCAGGCCGATCGTGCTCTCGCTCTGCGGGAGCGACCGAACAATAACGCTGCCTGCAAGGTATATCAGAAGCGAATCCAGTTCGCTTCCAACGACGCGGTTCAGCAGGCTGGTGTTGATGTAGAACTGGTCGATCAGGCCCCTGTGACAGAGTGGGTCTCGGGAACAGGAGAAATCCGCTATGACCCCACACGTCTGGCAAATCTTTCTTCACGCGTGCCGGGAACTGCCTGGCGGGTATTTAAAAATGTGGGAGACCAGGTACAGGAAGGAGAAATTCTGGCGGTCGTTGATGCGGCGGAAGTAGGACTTCTCAAAACTGATCTGGTTAAAGCGATTGTCGCCGAGAAACTGGCACGCAAAAACTTTGAACGCCTGAATGGACTCAAAGGAGCCATCGCAGGTAAAGACATTCTGGAAGCAGAATCCATTCTGGCAAAGGAAGAGGCCGAAGTTCTGAGCGTCGAACAGGCACTCGCAAATCTGGGCCTATCCGTCGATATCGCTTCGATTGCGAATCGAAGCAAGCAGTCCATGATTGATCGCTTACGTTTCCTGGGTTTTCCCAGCGAACTTGCAGAACAGTTTCGCTCACAGACCGCATCAGCCAACCTGATCCCGGTTCGCAGCTCAATGAACGGAGTGATTACGGAGCGGAACGTCGTTTCCAGTGAGGTCGTCACCCCGGAGCGGACCTTGTTTGAAGTGGCAGACCCCAGCTGGATGTGGCTGATACTCAATGTTCCCCTGGAAGAAGCATCTTTGATCCAGGTAGGACAGCAGGTCCGATTTCATCCCAATGGAAGCCGTAAAGAAGTTACCGGGAACTTGAGCTGGATCAGCACTGCCGCTGATAAACAGACACGGATGGTAAAGGTCAGGGCGGAAATCGATAATGCGGAAGGTCAGCTTCGTGATGAGACTTTTGGCGCGGGCCGAATCATTCTGAGACAGGAAAAACAGGCGGTCGTGATTCCCCAGAGTGCAGTGCACTGGGAGGGATGCTGCCAGGTGGTCTTTGTTCGTAATAAGCATTACTTCGACAGCACCGAGAGTCCCAAAGTCTTTCAGTTACGAAATGTTCGTACGGGGTTCGTAGAAGATGATCGTGTGGAAATCATAGCTGGTTTGCTTCCAGGAGAAGTCGTCGTGACTCAGGGGAGCGACGTATTGCGGGCACAACTTCTCAAGAACAGCCTCGGAGAAGGCTGTTGCGCTGAATAG
- a CDS encoding efflux RND transporter permease subunit, translated as MLNWLIDFSLRHRALVILCTVVFAGVGVISLRHLDIDAFPDTTPVLIQINTVAPALSPDEVERQITFPVEQAISGLPGLQDLRSISKFGLSQLVVIFEDGVDIYFARQLISERLSTVQLPEGIQRPQMGPVSTGLGEVFHYVLTYEGVDFSRLPNEERVKRLTELRTLHDWVIKPQLRSVPGVAEINSWGGYEKQYQVRLDPDQIIKHELTFDQVAQALRENNQNVGGGTITDRSQMLLVHGVGRTVNLEQIDNVVITSRDGVPIRIKDVADVQIGHEIRRGTVTANGRGEAVLGLGFMLMGENSHEVTHALKTRLQEIRETLPAGVEIQTVYDRTELVDHVIETVQKNLFEGGLLVVAVLFIFLGNLRAGLIVALAIPLSMLFAFSGMLKFGIAASLLSLGAIDFGLVVDSSVVMIENCVRCLSHGTDGRSRLEIIRDAAIEVRKPTMFGELIIMIVYLPILTLEGVEGKLFRPMALTVIMALAGSMVLSLTLMPVLASLFLPKNLKDKEPLLIRVLKWLYAPVLRFTMHHKAAVIGFALSILFVAFGLIAPNLGTEFVPRLSEGAVVINVVRLAGTDLEETIRYNTQMEKVLLEKFPDEIVHVWSRVGMAEVATDPMGTELTDLFVTLRPRNEWTRADTQEELTVQIQEELRDLPGPRLAMTQPIEMRMNEMISGVRSDVAAILYGDDLDLMVSKASEIEQVLKSIEGAADVKVEQVTGQPVLEINIDQDEIARYGIPARTVLDLVESLGSKHVGEVYEGQLRFPLIIRLPEQARTDPEAIGSILVATPQGEQIPLSRLADIEIVEGPNTIKREWYQRRITIEANVRGRDMGSFVAEAQRKVDKQITLPAGRYHIEWGGQFENLQRAQARLMIVVPVAMLLIFGLLYMTYNNLIDSIRVFTGVPFAWVGGIFALWIREMPFSISAAVGFIALSGVAVLDDMLLVSTIRRLRRRGSSLNEAVEEAAMTRLRPILMTTLVASLGFFPMAFNTGMGAEVQRPLATVVIGGVCSATIMSLLVLRVLYVVFNLPASRNDDEEDDDDTTKPTQPNNPDSRHVPETASV; from the coding sequence ATGCTCAACTGGCTGATTGATTTTTCACTGCGCCATCGTGCCTTGGTAATATTGTGTACCGTGGTATTTGCAGGCGTTGGGGTGATCTCGCTGAGACACCTTGACATCGATGCGTTTCCCGACACGACGCCGGTACTGATTCAGATCAATACGGTGGCGCCGGCGCTTTCACCCGATGAGGTTGAACGACAGATTACTTTTCCGGTCGAGCAGGCGATCAGTGGTTTGCCTGGTTTACAGGATTTGCGGTCCATTTCGAAATTCGGCTTATCACAATTGGTCGTGATTTTTGAAGACGGAGTGGACATCTATTTTGCGCGGCAGCTGATCAGTGAACGGCTGAGTACGGTTCAGCTTCCAGAGGGAATCCAGCGACCGCAGATGGGACCGGTTTCGACCGGTCTGGGAGAAGTCTTTCACTATGTTCTGACTTACGAGGGAGTCGATTTTTCCCGTTTACCGAACGAAGAACGGGTCAAACGGCTGACCGAACTGCGAACGCTTCATGACTGGGTAATCAAACCTCAATTGCGTTCCGTGCCGGGAGTGGCCGAGATCAACAGCTGGGGGGGCTATGAGAAGCAGTACCAGGTACGCCTCGATCCAGATCAGATCATTAAACACGAACTGACATTCGACCAGGTGGCCCAGGCCCTCCGCGAAAACAACCAGAATGTTGGTGGTGGAACGATTACCGATCGTAGCCAGATGCTGCTGGTCCATGGAGTGGGGCGGACCGTCAATCTGGAACAGATCGATAATGTCGTCATCACGTCTCGTGACGGAGTTCCAATTCGGATCAAAGATGTGGCGGATGTGCAGATCGGGCATGAAATACGTCGCGGCACGGTGACCGCCAACGGTCGCGGAGAAGCCGTACTGGGACTGGGCTTCATGTTGATGGGAGAAAACAGCCACGAGGTGACACATGCTCTGAAAACTCGACTGCAGGAAATCCGGGAGACTCTGCCTGCAGGTGTGGAAATCCAGACGGTTTATGATCGTACTGAACTGGTGGACCACGTGATTGAAACCGTGCAGAAGAACCTGTTCGAAGGCGGTTTGCTCGTGGTTGCGGTGCTATTTATATTTCTGGGGAACCTGCGCGCCGGTCTGATTGTGGCTCTGGCAATTCCTCTTTCGATGCTGTTTGCCTTTTCGGGCATGTTGAAGTTCGGCATCGCAGCGAGCCTGCTCAGCCTGGGGGCGATTGACTTCGGTCTGGTGGTAGACAGTTCCGTGGTGATGATTGAAAACTGTGTTCGCTGCCTGTCACACGGCACCGACGGTCGCAGTCGACTGGAGATCATCCGCGATGCTGCCATCGAAGTCCGCAAACCGACCATGTTCGGCGAGCTGATTATCATGATCGTCTACCTGCCGATCCTGACACTGGAAGGCGTCGAGGGCAAACTGTTTCGCCCCATGGCACTGACAGTCATTATGGCCCTTGCTGGTTCTATGGTGCTCTCACTGACACTGATGCCTGTGCTCGCCAGCCTGTTCCTCCCGAAAAATCTCAAGGACAAAGAACCGCTGCTGATCCGCGTACTAAAATGGCTGTATGCGCCGGTGCTGCGGTTCACCATGCACCACAAAGCAGCAGTGATCGGTTTTGCGCTCTCAATTCTGTTTGTGGCCTTTGGTCTGATTGCCCCCAACCTGGGAACGGAATTTGTGCCGCGTCTCTCGGAAGGGGCTGTCGTGATCAACGTGGTCCGTCTGGCGGGAACCGATCTGGAAGAAACAATCCGCTATAACACGCAGATGGAGAAAGTTCTGCTGGAGAAGTTTCCAGACGAGATCGTGCATGTCTGGAGTCGCGTCGGGATGGCGGAGGTTGCCACGGACCCCATGGGGACGGAACTGACCGACCTGTTTGTCACTCTGCGTCCCCGAAACGAGTGGACGCGTGCTGACACGCAGGAAGAACTGACAGTTCAGATTCAGGAAGAACTTCGCGATCTGCCTGGCCCGCGTCTGGCGATGACTCAACCCATCGAAATGCGGATGAATGAAATGATCTCCGGGGTCCGCTCAGATGTAGCTGCGATTCTCTACGGAGACGATCTCGATCTGATGGTCTCCAAAGCCTCTGAAATTGAGCAGGTGCTCAAATCAATTGAAGGGGCTGCCGACGTGAAAGTGGAGCAGGTCACCGGTCAGCCGGTGCTGGAAATCAACATCGACCAGGATGAAATCGCCCGTTACGGCATTCCGGCACGGACCGTGCTCGACCTGGTGGAATCATTGGGCAGCAAACATGTCGGAGAGGTCTATGAAGGACAGCTGCGATTTCCCCTGATTATCCGGCTACCCGAGCAGGCACGCACGGATCCCGAGGCGATCGGCTCGATCCTGGTAGCCACTCCTCAGGGAGAGCAGATTCCCCTGTCGCGACTCGCTGACATTGAGATCGTGGAAGGCCCGAATACCATCAAGCGGGAATGGTATCAGAGGCGGATTACCATCGAAGCAAATGTCCGGGGTCGCGATATGGGGAGCTTTGTCGCTGAAGCGCAGCGTAAAGTCGACAAGCAGATAACCCTGCCAGCCGGACGTTACCACATCGAATGGGGTGGACAGTTCGAGAACCTGCAGCGTGCCCAGGCCCGCCTGATGATTGTGGTGCCGGTCGCGATGCTACTGATTTTCGGCTTGCTGTATATGACTTATAATAACCTGATCGATTCAATTCGCGTCTTTACTGGCGTCCCTTTCGCCTGGGTCGGGGGAATTTTCGCACTCTGGATACGGGAAATGCCGTTTTCGATTTCAGCGGCCGTGGGTTTTATCGCCCTCTCCGGTGTCGCGGTACTGGATGATATGCTTCTGGTCTCAACCATCCGTCGATTGCGCCGCAGAGGCAGTTCGCTAAACGAAGCTGTCGAAGAGGCAGCTATGACCCGTTTGCGTCCGATTCTGATGACTACGCTGGTGGCCAGCCTCGGCTTCTTTCCAATGGCCTTCAATACCGGTATGGGAGCAGAAGTGCAACGCCCCCTGGCCACAGTCGTGATTGGTGGCGTCTGCAGTGCCACGATCATGAGCCTGCTCGTTTTACGTGTGCTGTACGTGGTCTTTAATTTACCCGCAAGTCGCAACGACGATGAGGAAGACGATGACGATACCACTAAACCAACACAACCGAACAATCCGGATTCCAGGCATGTGCCTGAAACGGCTTCGGTTTAA